One Echeneis naucrates chromosome 16, fEcheNa1.1, whole genome shotgun sequence DNA window includes the following coding sequences:
- the dapk2b gene encoding death-associated protein kinase 2 isoform X1, translated as MKTPGMAVFKQQNVDDFYEIGEQLGSGQFAIVKRCTEKSTGNEYAAKFIKKRQSRASRRGVRREEIEREVNILQELQHPNVVALHDVYENRTDVVLILELVSGGELFDFLAQKESLSEEEATQFIKQVLDGVQYLHSKGIAHFDLKPENIMLLDRNVPLPRIKLIDFGLAHKIEAGADFKNIFGTPEFVAPEIVNYEPLGLEADMWSIGVITYILLSGASPFLGDTKQETLGNISAMNYEFDEELFSNTSELAKSFIKQLLEKDTRKRMTIQDAHNHPWIKSCDHIAEDVIAPDGEKKVEQLKTKRLKEYTIQLHSSMPQNNTYANFERFAHVVEDISLMETGLSEVAGSHQALQGDLDALLSIYNDKEAWYKEESETARKHLSQIHYEFRKVEASRRLLQEDMKAVDASLETISGKYSQRQSQLDTLRQELNSEMRWLQEVMSSLHPDGANGSIRSSSLNMDVKQALKELLHQSCGGELCPKAKQPLTESG; from the exons ATGAAGACACCTGGCATGGCGGTGTTCAAGCAACAGAATGTGGATGATTTCTATGAAATTGGAGAACAACTAGGAAG TGGGCAGTTTGCAATAGTGAAGCGCTGCACTGAGAAGAGCACAGGCAATGAATATGCCGCCAAGTTCATCAAGAAGCGACAAAGTCGGGCCAGCAGACGAGGAGTAAGAAGAGAGGAGATTGAGAGGGAAGTGAACATCCTGCAGGAGTTGCAGCACCCCAACGTCGTAGCGCTGCATGATGTGTACGAGAACCGCACAGATGTGGTGCTTATCCTTGAGCT ggTGTCTGGAGGAGAGCTGTTTGATTTCTTGGCCCAAAAGGAGTCTCTCAGTGAAGAGGAGGCCACTCAGTTCATCAAACAGGTCCTGGATGGAGTCCAATACCTTCACTCTAAGGGGATCGCACATTTTGACTTAAAG CCTGAAAACATAATGTTGCTGGACAGGAACGTTCCTCTGCCCCGCATCAAACTCATAGACTTTGGACTGGCACATAAAATAGAAGCTGGAGCggatttcaaaaacatttttggcaCTCCCGAATTTGTTG CTCCAGAGATAGTCAACTATGAGCCACTGGGGTTGGAGGCAGACATGTG GAGCATTGGAGTCATCACATATATACT tttgagcGGCGCGTCGCCTTTTCTCGGTGACACAAAGCAGGAAACGCTCGGAAACATCTCAGCGATGAACTATGAATTTGACGAAGAGCTCTTCAGCAATACGAGTGAGCTGGCCAAGAGCTTTATCAAACAGCTCTTGGAGAAAGACACgag AAAACGGATGACCATACAAGACGCCCACAACCACCCTTGGATTAAG TCCTGCGACCACATAGCGGAGGATGTCATCGCTCCAGACGGTGAGAAAaaagtggagcagctgaagaccAAGCGTCTGAAGGAGTACACCATCCAGCTGCATTCCAGCATGCCCCAAAACAACACTTACGCTAACTTTGAGCGTTTTGCCCACGTGGTGGAGGACATTAGCCTGATGGAGACAGGGCTGTCAGAAGTGGCAGGATCCCACCAAGCTCTCCAGGGCGACTTAGACGCACTGCTCTCCATCTACAACGACAAGGAGGCCTGGTACAAGGAGGAGAGTGAGACTGCGAGGAAGCACCTCTCCCAAATCCACTACGAGTTCCGTAAGGTGGAGGCCAGCAGgaggctgctgcaggaggacatGAAGGCCGTAGATGCCAGTCTGGAAACTATCAGCGGAAAGTACAGCCAGAGGCAGAGCCAGCTGGACACTCTGAGGCAAGAGCTAAACTCTGAAATGCGTTGGCTGCAGGAGGTGATGAGCTCCCTGCATCCAGACGGAGCCAACGGCAGCATccgcagcagcagcctgaacaTGGATGTGAAGCAGGCGCTGAAGGAGCTGCTTCACCAGTCCTGCGGAGGGGAATTGTGCCCAAAGGCCAAACAGCCGCTCACAGAGTCTGGCTAA
- the dapk2b gene encoding death-associated protein kinase 2 isoform X2: protein MKTPGMAVFKQQNVDDFYEIGEQLGSGQFAIVKRCTEKSTGNEYAAKFIKKRQSRASRRGVRREEIEREVNILQELQHPNVVALHDVYENRTDVVLILELVSGGELFDFLAQKESLSEEEATQFIKQVLDGVQYLHSKGIAHFDLKPENIMLLDRNVPLPRIKLIDFGLAHKIEAGADFKNIFGTPEFVAPEIVNYEPLGLEADMWSIGVITYILLSGASPFLGDTKQETLGNISAMNYEFDEELFSNTSELAKSFIKQLLEKDTRKRMTIQDAHNHPWIKPLNSRQAMVKRLSVVNLENFKRQYARRRWMLTFRIVALCNHLTRIMKKGNKLPEQEARDCESDQEEEILRRRPRTRKRSSTS, encoded by the exons ATGAAGACACCTGGCATGGCGGTGTTCAAGCAACAGAATGTGGATGATTTCTATGAAATTGGAGAACAACTAGGAAG TGGGCAGTTTGCAATAGTGAAGCGCTGCACTGAGAAGAGCACAGGCAATGAATATGCCGCCAAGTTCATCAAGAAGCGACAAAGTCGGGCCAGCAGACGAGGAGTAAGAAGAGAGGAGATTGAGAGGGAAGTGAACATCCTGCAGGAGTTGCAGCACCCCAACGTCGTAGCGCTGCATGATGTGTACGAGAACCGCACAGATGTGGTGCTTATCCTTGAGCT ggTGTCTGGAGGAGAGCTGTTTGATTTCTTGGCCCAAAAGGAGTCTCTCAGTGAAGAGGAGGCCACTCAGTTCATCAAACAGGTCCTGGATGGAGTCCAATACCTTCACTCTAAGGGGATCGCACATTTTGACTTAAAG CCTGAAAACATAATGTTGCTGGACAGGAACGTTCCTCTGCCCCGCATCAAACTCATAGACTTTGGACTGGCACATAAAATAGAAGCTGGAGCggatttcaaaaacatttttggcaCTCCCGAATTTGTTG CTCCAGAGATAGTCAACTATGAGCCACTGGGGTTGGAGGCAGACATGTG GAGCATTGGAGTCATCACATATATACT tttgagcGGCGCGTCGCCTTTTCTCGGTGACACAAAGCAGGAAACGCTCGGAAACATCTCAGCGATGAACTATGAATTTGACGAAGAGCTCTTCAGCAATACGAGTGAGCTGGCCAAGAGCTTTATCAAACAGCTCTTGGAGAAAGACACgag AAAACGGATGACCATACAAGACGCCCACAACCACCCTTGGATTAAG cctctGAATTCCAGACAGGCCATGGTGAAGAGGCTGTCAGTGGTAAACCTGGAGAACTTTAAGAGACAGTATGCCCGACGCAGGTGGATG ctgacaTTCAGAATTGTGGCACTGTGCAACCACTTAACACGGATCATGAAGAAAGGCAACAAGCTACCCGAGCAGGAAGCG aggGATTGCGAAAGTGatcaagaagaagaaattcTGAGGAGGAGACCAAGGAccagaaagagaagcagcacTTCCTGA